One part of the Polycyclovorans algicola TG408 genome encodes these proteins:
- the gmhB gene encoding D-glycero-beta-D-manno-heptose 1,7-bisphosphate 7-phosphatase gives MKWVILDRDGVINHDSPNHIKSVAEWHALPGSIEAIARLCQAGFRVFIATNQAGIGRSLFTHDALLAMFDYLQRRVAEMGGRIDGIEFAPEHPDHATEMRKPNPGMLKDLARRLGQPLDGVWFIGDSPGDVHAALNAGAQPVLVRTGNGAATEAALDDALKARVPCFDDLAAAARALISRSTVTASA, from the coding sequence ATGAAATGGGTGATTCTCGACCGCGACGGCGTCATCAACCACGACTCGCCGAATCACATCAAGTCGGTGGCCGAGTGGCACGCGCTGCCCGGCAGCATTGAGGCCATTGCGCGACTCTGCCAGGCGGGCTTTCGGGTGTTTATCGCCACCAACCAGGCCGGTATCGGTCGCAGCCTTTTCACCCACGACGCACTGCTGGCGATGTTCGACTACCTGCAGCGCCGCGTCGCCGAAATGGGCGGCCGCATTGATGGCATCGAGTTCGCGCCCGAGCACCCCGACCACGCCACCGAGATGCGCAAACCCAACCCCGGCATGCTCAAGGATCTGGCGCGCCGGCTGGGCCAGCCGCTGGACGGGGTGTGGTTCATCGGCGATTCGCCGGGCGATGTGCACGCCGCACTGAATGCGGGCGCGCAGCCGGTGCTGGTGCGCACCGGCAACGGCGCCGCCACCGAAGCCGCGCTGGACGACGCGCTCAAGGCCCGGGTGCCGTGCTTCGACGACCTTGCGGCGGCCGCACGCGCGCTGATCAGTCGCTCAACCGTGACCGCGTCAGCCTGA
- a CDS encoding beta-ketoacyl-ACP synthase III: MGYARITGTGSYLPDRIVTNQELATRIDTSDEWIVSRTGIEARHVAADDELTSDLALKAAQRAMDSAGITSADVDLIVCATTTPDMVFPSTACLLQAKLGVKQGAAFDVQAVCTGFIYALAIADKMVASGAHKCAVVVGSEVFSRLLDWNDRRTCVLFGDGAGAVVVQPSESPGILSSHLHSDGSLSHILRVGGGIAEGKIRGNPYLEMDGQAVFKVAVRVLGECANEALAHNGLTGADIDWLVPHQANQRILDATADRIKLPRERVVTTVARQGNTSAASVPLALDKAVRDGRITTGQHVMLAGVGGGMTWGSVLVRW; encoded by the coding sequence GTGGGCTACGCACGCATCACCGGCACCGGCAGTTATCTGCCGGACCGTATCGTCACCAACCAGGAGTTGGCGACGCGCATCGACACCAGCGATGAATGGATTGTGTCGCGCACCGGCATTGAGGCGCGGCACGTGGCGGCCGACGACGAGCTGACCAGCGACCTTGCGTTGAAGGCCGCGCAGCGGGCGATGGACAGCGCGGGCATCACCTCGGCAGACGTCGATCTGATTGTCTGCGCCACCACCACACCCGACATGGTGTTTCCGTCCACCGCCTGCCTGCTGCAAGCCAAGCTGGGTGTGAAGCAGGGCGCGGCATTCGACGTGCAGGCGGTGTGCACCGGCTTTATTTACGCGCTCGCCATCGCCGACAAAATGGTCGCCAGCGGCGCCCACAAATGTGCGGTCGTGGTGGGCTCAGAAGTGTTCTCGCGCCTGCTCGACTGGAACGACCGCCGCACCTGCGTGCTGTTTGGCGACGGCGCCGGCGCAGTGGTGGTGCAGCCGTCCGAATCGCCCGGCATTCTTTCCAGCCACCTGCATTCCGACGGCAGCCTGAGTCACATCCTGCGCGTCGGCGGCGGCATTGCCGAGGGCAAGATTCGCGGCAACCCCTACCTTGAGATGGACGGCCAGGCGGTGTTCAAGGTGGCAGTGCGGGTGCTCGGCGAGTGCGCCAACGAGGCATTGGCCCACAACGGCCTGACCGGCGCCGACATCGACTGGCTGGTGCCGCACCAGGCCAACCAGCGCATCCTCGACGCCACCGCCGACCGCATCAAACTGCCGCGTGAGCGCGTGGTCACGACGGTCGCACGTCAGGGCAATACCTCGGCGGCCTCCGTGCCGCTGGCGCTCGACAAAGCGGTGCGCGACGGCCGCATCACCACCGGGCAGCACGTGATGCTGGCCGGCGTGGGCGGCGGCATGACCTGGGGGTCGGTGCTGGTGCGTTGGTAG
- the glyS gene encoding glycine--tRNA ligase subunit beta → MSRTLLIEIGTEDLPARYVLPLADALADGVVQGLASRGLGTSHVTRFATPRRLAVMVAAVPTRQPDQQVTRTGPALKAAIKDGQPTPAGLGFAKSCGVDFADLGERDGKLHFEKTEPGAATADLLQAVFDDTLKQMDQLVPKRMRWGSGDDTFVRPVTWLTALLGTDVVPLQAFGLKANRITYGHRFHAPQAIQLDAPEPYADRLFDAKVIADPQTRKTHIAAQISAEAQAAGGHARVTGDLLDEVSALVEWPVAITGHFESRFLELPPEVIVATVETNQRYFTVFEDPEQTRLTSAFITVINIESRDVAQVITGNERVVRPRLSDAAFFFDQDRAIPLTQHAEGLARVTFQQALGTVADKQARIAVLATALARETGASDQRVADVQRAAALCKADLVTKMVFEFPELQGLMGGDYARRNGAPEGVWRAIAEHYLPTQQGTPIPSTPEGQMVALADKLDTLAGIFAIGQKPTASKDPYALRRAALGVLRVLIEGGWSLDLQAALKMALDAQPAGDRGAQTLTALLDFTMERLRAYRVGTEADGRAITPEAFEAVRALGGTRPLDVEQRLLAVHGFTVLPAASALAAANKRIRNVLRQAEEREPGSTAHAVDDEALKHTSEQALWTTITALEKRGAGDDYAARLVDLASLRDPVDDFFDAVMVNDPDAAIRQNRLALLARVDALCREVADLSQLPG, encoded by the coding sequence ATGTCCCGCACTCTGTTGATTGAAATCGGCACCGAAGATTTGCCAGCGCGGTACGTTCTGCCGCTGGCCGATGCCCTGGCCGACGGCGTTGTGCAAGGTCTGGCGAGTCGGGGCCTGGGCACCAGCCACGTCACCCGCTTTGCCACGCCGCGGCGGCTGGCGGTCATGGTCGCGGCGGTGCCGACCCGGCAGCCGGATCAGCAGGTCACGCGAACCGGCCCGGCGCTCAAGGCCGCCATCAAGGACGGGCAGCCAACGCCGGCGGGACTCGGTTTCGCCAAATCCTGCGGCGTTGATTTCGCCGATCTGGGCGAACGCGACGGTAAGCTGCACTTCGAGAAAACTGAGCCCGGCGCCGCCACTGCAGACCTGTTGCAAGCGGTGTTCGACGACACGCTCAAACAAATGGACCAACTGGTGCCCAAGCGCATGCGCTGGGGCAGCGGTGACGACACCTTCGTGCGCCCGGTCACCTGGCTGACCGCCCTGTTGGGTACGGACGTGGTGCCGCTGCAGGCCTTTGGCCTCAAAGCGAATCGGATCACCTACGGCCATCGCTTTCACGCACCGCAGGCCATCCAGCTCGACGCGCCCGAGCCCTACGCCGACCGGCTGTTCGACGCCAAGGTGATTGCCGACCCGCAAACCCGCAAGACCCACATCGCCGCGCAGATCAGCGCCGAGGCGCAGGCGGCCGGTGGCCACGCGCGCGTCACCGGGGATTTGCTCGACGAAGTCAGCGCGCTGGTCGAATGGCCGGTGGCCATCACCGGCCATTTCGAGTCGCGGTTTCTCGAGCTGCCGCCCGAGGTCATCGTCGCCACGGTGGAGACCAACCAACGTTATTTCACCGTGTTCGAAGACCCCGAACAGACGCGGCTGACCTCGGCGTTCATCACCGTCATCAACATCGAAAGCCGCGATGTGGCGCAGGTGATCACTGGCAACGAGCGCGTGGTGCGGCCGCGCCTCAGCGACGCCGCGTTTTTCTTCGACCAGGATCGCGCCATCCCCCTGACGCAACACGCCGAAGGCCTGGCGCGCGTCACCTTTCAGCAGGCGCTGGGCACGGTGGCCGACAAGCAGGCGCGCATCGCCGTGCTGGCCACGGCGCTGGCCCGCGAGACCGGTGCCAGCGATCAGCGCGTTGCCGACGTGCAGCGCGCCGCTGCGCTGTGCAAGGCCGATCTGGTCACCAAGATGGTCTTTGAGTTCCCGGAATTGCAGGGCCTGATGGGCGGCGACTATGCCCGCCGCAATGGCGCGCCCGAGGGCGTCTGGCGCGCCATTGCCGAGCACTATCTGCCGACCCAGCAGGGCACGCCGATTCCGTCAACGCCCGAAGGCCAGATGGTGGCGCTTGCCGACAAACTCGACACCTTGGCCGGCATCTTCGCCATCGGCCAGAAGCCCACCGCCAGCAAAGATCCTTACGCCCTGCGGCGTGCGGCGCTGGGGGTGTTGCGGGTTCTGATTGAGGGCGGCTGGTCGCTGGACTTGCAGGCGGCGCTGAAAATGGCGCTTGACGCGCAGCCAGCCGGCGATCGCGGCGCGCAAACCCTGACCGCGCTGCTCGACTTCACCATGGAGCGCCTGCGCGCTTACCGCGTGGGCACCGAGGCGGATGGCCGTGCCATCACACCCGAAGCCTTCGAGGCGGTTCGTGCCCTGGGCGGCACGCGGCCCCTGGATGTCGAGCAGCGCCTGCTGGCCGTTCATGGCTTCACCGTGCTGCCCGCCGCCAGTGCGCTGGCCGCCGCCAACAAACGCATCCGCAACGTGCTGCGCCAGGCTGAAGAGCGCGAGCCCGGCTCAACCGCGCATGCCGTGGATGACGAGGCCCTGAAGCACACCAGCGAGCAGGCGTTGTGGACCACCATCACCGCCCTGGAAAAGCGCGGCGCGGGTGACGACTACGCCGCACGGCTGGTCGACCTGGCCAGCCTGCGTGACCCAGTGGACGACTTCTTCGACGCCGTCATGGTCAACGATCCCGATGCCGCCATCCGCCAGAACCGCCTGGCGCTGCTGGCCCGTGTGGATGCGTTGTGCCGCGAAGTGGCCGACCTGTCGCAGTTGCCGGGGTGA
- a CDS encoding GatB/YqeY domain-containing protein, producing the protein MADLKTRVADDIKTAMRAGDKLRLSVLRMLSAELKQREVVEQQTLNDTVVMAAIEKMVKQRRDSEKQFRDGDRPELADKEAAEIVVLQDYLPQALSELELAALLDQAFAETGAAEPKDMGKVIGWLKPKVAGRADMGALSAQVKARLNQG; encoded by the coding sequence ATGGCTGATCTGAAGACCCGCGTTGCAGATGACATCAAGACCGCCATGCGTGCCGGCGACAAGCTGCGTCTGTCGGTGTTGCGCATGCTCAGCGCCGAGCTCAAGCAGCGCGAAGTCGTCGAGCAGCAGACCCTCAACGACACCGTGGTGATGGCCGCCATCGAAAAGATGGTCAAACAACGGCGCGACTCCGAAAAACAGTTCCGCGACGGCGATCGCCCCGAACTGGCCGACAAGGAAGCCGCCGAAATTGTCGTGCTGCAGGACTATCTGCCGCAGGCATTGAGCGAGCTTGAGCTCGCTGCGCTACTGGATCAGGCCTTCGCCGAAACCGGTGCGGCCGAGCCCAAAGACATGGGCAAGGTGATTGGCTGGCTCAAGCCCAAGGTCGCTGGGCGTGCCGACATGGGCGCGCTGTCGGCGCAGGTCAAGGCTCGCCTCAATCAGGGCTGA
- a CDS encoding site-specific DNA-methyltransferase: MSNKQKLELTWIGKENRPKLEPRILIEDPDKSYHAKHRVSDTDLFDNRLIFGDNLLALKALEQEFAGKVKCVFIDPPYNTGSAFTHYDDGVEHSIWLSLMRDRLEIIRRLLSDDGSLWITIDDNEAHYLKVLCDEVFGRANFVANVLWQKRIGPDNRLPLGDAHDHILVYAADRSHFQARANRVPLTEKQLAEFKNPDKDPRGPWTSSSNFSAQGYRPNQMYKITTPGGAEHNPPQGRCWVTIESEYRRLLAEGRMWFGGDGRGMPRKKTYLQEQVGRMSWTWWPNDEVGNTQESKKESIAIFGANDAFGTPKPERLMHRVLHIATNPGDLILDSFAGSGTTGAVAHKMGRRWIMVELGDHCHTHIIPRLKKVVDGEDAGGITEAVNWKGGGGFRYYRLAPSLMEKDKWGNWVINQTYNAAQLAQALCKLEGFTYAPSESLYWQHGHSTERDFVYVTTANLSHEQLQQLSDEVGTERSLLVLCTAFRGRGEFPNLTVKKIPRQVLSRCEWGHDDYSLQVENLPRAPVERALSPGPSPADGRGEKAAAAGQQGLFGEEA, translated from the coding sequence ATGAGTAACAAACAGAAGCTGGAACTGACCTGGATCGGCAAGGAGAACCGGCCAAAGCTAGAGCCGCGCATCCTCATTGAGGACCCGGACAAGTCGTATCACGCGAAGCATCGCGTGTCGGACACCGATCTGTTCGATAACCGACTGATCTTTGGCGACAACCTGCTGGCCTTGAAGGCGCTGGAGCAAGAGTTTGCAGGCAAGGTGAAGTGTGTGTTCATCGACCCGCCATACAACACCGGCAGCGCATTCACGCATTACGACGACGGGGTGGAGCATTCGATCTGGCTGAGCCTGATGCGCGACCGGCTGGAGATCATTCGGCGGCTGCTGTCGGACGATGGCTCGCTGTGGATCACCATCGACGACAACGAGGCGCATTACCTCAAAGTCCTCTGTGATGAGGTATTTGGCAGGGCGAATTTCGTTGCAAATGTTCTTTGGCAGAAGAGAATTGGCCCTGACAATCGCTTGCCTTTGGGAGATGCGCACGACCACATTTTGGTTTACGCAGCCGACAGGAGTCATTTCCAGGCTCGGGCGAATCGGGTGCCGCTAACGGAAAAGCAGCTTGCCGAATTCAAGAATCCTGACAAGGATCCTCGTGGGCCTTGGACGTCGTCGTCGAATTTCTCGGCTCAAGGGTATCGACCCAATCAGATGTACAAAATCACGACGCCTGGTGGCGCTGAACACAATCCGCCGCAGGGCCGCTGTTGGGTAACTATCGAGAGCGAATATCGACGTCTCCTTGCTGAAGGGCGCATGTGGTTCGGTGGGGACGGCAGAGGTATGCCTCGAAAGAAGACGTACCTGCAGGAGCAAGTAGGGCGCATGTCATGGACTTGGTGGCCCAATGATGAGGTCGGCAATACGCAGGAATCAAAAAAAGAGAGCATTGCTATTTTCGGGGCGAATGACGCGTTCGGCACTCCTAAGCCGGAACGCTTGATGCACCGCGTTTTGCACATCGCCACCAACCCGGGCGACCTCATCCTCGATTCCTTCGCCGGCTCCGGCACCACCGGAGCGGTGGCCCACAAAATGGGCCGTCGTTGGATCATGGTCGAGCTGGGGGACCACTGTCATACACACATCATTCCGCGCCTCAAGAAGGTCGTTGACGGCGAGGATGCAGGCGGTATCACCGAGGCGGTGAACTGGAAAGGTGGAGGCGGCTTCCGCTACTACCGTCTTGCGCCTTCACTAATGGAAAAGGACAAGTGGGGCAACTGGGTTATCAACCAGACCTACAACGCTGCGCAGTTGGCTCAGGCCTTGTGCAAGCTGGAAGGGTTCACCTACGCGCCCTCTGAATCCCTGTACTGGCAGCATGGACATTCGACGGAACGCGATTTCGTCTATGTCACCACCGCCAACCTTTCGCATGAGCAGTTGCAGCAGCTCTCTGATGAAGTGGGGACTGAGCGCTCTTTGCTGGTGCTCTGCACGGCGTTTCGTGGGCGGGGCGAGTTCCCCAATCTGACGGTCAAGAAGATCCCGCGACAGGTCTTGTCCCGCTGCGAGTGGGGGCACGATGATTATTCGTTGCAGGTGGAGAATTTGCCGCGCGCTCCCGTGGAGCGCGCCCTCTCCCCCGGCCCCTCTCCCGCAGACGGGAGAGGGGAGAAAGCGGCGGCGGCGGGCCAGCAAGGGTTGTTTGGGGAGGAGGCATGA
- a CDS encoding ATP-binding protein translates to MRLVEVKLANFRGYAQETTMPIDPLTVLIGRNDAGKSSVLDALDIFFNEATIEKEDCCVGTTATEIRIACVFEDLPAQLVIDDQHPTTLQAEHLVRSDGRLEIIKVYNCAAAKGKLGSVMAKALHPSTQGTDDLLGLKITELRSRAQQRQVDLSQTNQTIKTQLRSAIWGQADDLERVEREVGLSKETGKEVWEQLQTHMPVYALFKSDRASTDQDAEAQDPLKSAIKEAIRRRETELNDVIGDIRRELERVAGRTVEKIREMNHELANQLHPAVKNKNWDSLFTVTLTGENDIPINKRGSGTRRLVLLNFFRAKAEDDSLTKGGGVIYAIEEPETSQHPNYQIMLLEAFEDLVDQGRCQVLLTTHTPTLARRVNRNSLRLITSVNGAPVVQHGNLDQTLERIRDTLGVLPDHDVKAFFGVEGKHDIQFLRRISAMLAATEPDIPNLEAAEQAGKLVFLSLGGSSMELWISTVAGFGRPEFYLTDRDQAPPAQPKYQQHIAQWVARGCTAWATSKGELENYLHPSAILAESPGYSGTGADFEDVPMLFAEAVHSGDRNAPAWATVSPEKRKDKASAGKKRLNTACVSRMTPALLMQSDPNDDIRTWLRAVGRALDQ, encoded by the coding sequence ATGCGTCTTGTTGAAGTAAAACTCGCCAACTTCCGAGGCTACGCCCAGGAAACCACCATGCCGATTGATCCGCTCACGGTGCTGATTGGGCGCAACGATGCCGGCAAGTCCTCTGTTTTGGATGCACTCGACATATTCTTCAATGAGGCAACCATCGAGAAGGAAGACTGTTGCGTTGGAACAACTGCAACGGAGATACGCATCGCCTGCGTGTTCGAGGACTTGCCTGCGCAACTTGTGATCGACGATCAACACCCCACAACCTTGCAAGCCGAGCACCTGGTCCGCAGTGATGGGCGGCTGGAAATTATCAAGGTCTACAACTGCGCAGCTGCAAAAGGAAAGCTCGGCTCCGTCATGGCGAAAGCCCTGCACCCTTCCACGCAGGGAACGGACGACCTGCTGGGGCTCAAGATCACTGAACTAAGGTCCAGGGCACAGCAACGTCAGGTTGATCTGAGTCAGACCAACCAAACCATCAAAACTCAACTGCGTTCCGCCATTTGGGGGCAAGCTGACGATCTCGAGCGGGTTGAACGCGAAGTCGGTCTATCCAAAGAGACGGGCAAGGAAGTCTGGGAGCAGTTGCAGACCCATATGCCGGTATATGCCCTGTTCAAATCTGATCGGGCAAGCACCGACCAGGACGCCGAGGCGCAAGACCCGCTCAAGTCGGCGATCAAGGAGGCGATTAGGCGTCGCGAGACAGAGCTTAACGATGTGATCGGTGACATTCGCCGAGAACTTGAGCGTGTCGCTGGACGCACGGTCGAAAAGATCCGCGAGATGAACCACGAGCTTGCGAATCAGTTGCACCCCGCGGTCAAGAACAAGAACTGGGACTCATTGTTCACGGTCACTCTGACCGGCGAAAACGACATCCCTATTAACAAGAGAGGTAGCGGCACTCGCCGGCTTGTACTGCTGAACTTCTTCCGGGCGAAAGCAGAAGACGATTCCCTCACCAAAGGGGGCGGCGTCATCTATGCAATTGAGGAGCCGGAAACGAGTCAGCATCCCAACTACCAGATCATGCTGCTGGAGGCTTTTGAGGATCTTGTTGATCAGGGGCGTTGTCAGGTGCTCCTGACGACACACACGCCGACGCTTGCGCGAAGGGTCAACCGGAATTCCTTGCGGCTGATCACTTCTGTGAACGGAGCGCCGGTGGTGCAGCACGGTAATCTTGATCAGACCCTCGAGCGAATCAGAGATACCTTGGGCGTACTTCCAGATCACGACGTCAAGGCGTTTTTCGGTGTTGAGGGAAAGCACGATATCCAGTTTCTCAGGCGCATTTCAGCGATGCTTGCGGCTACTGAACCGGATATTCCGAACCTTGAGGCTGCCGAACAGGCCGGAAAGCTGGTCTTCCTATCGCTTGGCGGCAGCAGTATGGAACTGTGGATCAGCACCGTAGCGGGCTTCGGCCGCCCGGAGTTCTATCTAACTGATAGGGATCAAGCGCCGCCTGCGCAGCCGAAATATCAACAACACATTGCGCAGTGGGTGGCGCGTGGCTGCACTGCTTGGGCCACATCAAAGGGCGAGCTTGAGAACTACCTTCACCCATCGGCAATTCTTGCCGAGAGTCCCGGGTACTCAGGCACGGGGGCGGATTTCGAGGATGTCCCCATGCTATTTGCCGAAGCGGTGCACTCAGGAGATCGCAACGCCCCAGCATGGGCAACGGTGTCGCCCGAAAAGAGAAAAGACAAAGCGTCGGCTGGGAAGAAGCGCCTCAACACGGCATGCGTGTCTCGAATGACCCCCGCGCTGTTGATGCAATCCGATCCGAACGACGACATCCGAACATGGCTCAGGGCCGTTGGCAGAGCGCTCGATCAATGA
- the rpsU gene encoding 30S ribosomal protein S21 — translation MPNVRIRDNEPFEVALRRFKRTCEKAGVLTDVRKKEAFEKPSMERKRKRAAAVKRQAKKVLRETNRRTRLY, via the coding sequence ATGCCCAACGTTCGTATCCGCGACAACGAGCCGTTTGAAGTCGCCCTGCGCCGTTTCAAGCGCACCTGTGAAAAAGCTGGCGTCCTCACCGATGTCCGCAAGAAAGAAGCATTCGAGAAGCCCAGCATGGAACGCAAGCGCAAGCGCGCTGCGGCCGTGAAGCGCCAGGCCAAGAAGGTCCTGCGCGAAACCAACCGGCGTACGCGGCTTTACTAA
- the tsaD gene encoding tRNA (adenosine(37)-N6)-threonylcarbamoyltransferase complex transferase subunit TsaD yields the protein MSILAIESSCDETAVAIYDDVAGLRAHRLHTQIALHAEYGGVVPELASRDHLTRVVPLVRDTLADAGLGFADLTGVAYTAGPGLIGALMVGGATAAGLAQALGCGMVPVHHMEGHLLAPMLEPDPPSFPFVALLVSGGHTLLVAVEGIGRYRVLGQSLDDAVGEAFDKTAKLLGLPYPGGPALAKLAEQGREGVYRFPRPMTDRPGLDFSFSGLKTAVATRIPEVLDDTARADLARGFEEAVTDTLRIKCARAIEATGYSTLVVAGGVGANLRLRDKLGAWAAQQRVRLAFPRQAFCTDNAAMIAYVGWQRRAEARSPGDGIFATPRWSLADLGPVGEAA from the coding sequence ATGAGCATCCTCGCCATTGAGTCTTCCTGTGATGAAACCGCCGTCGCGATTTATGACGACGTTGCCGGCCTACGGGCCCACCGCCTGCACACCCAGATTGCCCTGCACGCCGAGTATGGCGGCGTGGTGCCCGAGTTGGCCTCGCGGGATCACCTGACACGGGTGGTGCCCTTGGTGCGCGACACCCTCGCCGACGCCGGGCTGGGCTTTGCCGATCTCACAGGGGTGGCCTACACCGCCGGGCCGGGGCTGATCGGCGCGCTGATGGTGGGTGGCGCCACGGCTGCCGGGCTGGCGCAGGCGCTGGGCTGCGGCATGGTGCCGGTGCATCACATGGAAGGGCACCTGCTGGCACCGATGCTGGAACCCGACCCGCCGAGCTTTCCGTTCGTCGCGCTGCTGGTGTCCGGCGGTCACACGCTGCTGGTGGCGGTCGAGGGGATTGGCCGCTATCGCGTCTTGGGCCAAAGCCTTGATGACGCGGTGGGCGAGGCCTTCGACAAGACCGCCAAGTTGCTGGGCCTGCCCTATCCTGGCGGGCCGGCGCTGGCCAAACTCGCCGAGCAGGGCCGCGAAGGGGTGTATCGCTTTCCGCGACCGATGACCGACCGGCCGGGGCTGGACTTTTCGTTTTCGGGGCTGAAAACGGCGGTGGCCACGCGTATTCCCGAGGTCTTGGACGACACCGCGCGCGCCGATTTGGCGCGCGGCTTTGAAGAGGCAGTGACCGACACGCTGCGTATCAAGTGTGCCCGCGCCATCGAGGCCACCGGGTATTCGACCCTCGTGGTGGCCGGCGGCGTTGGCGCCAATCTGCGGCTGCGCGACAAGCTCGGTGCCTGGGCCGCGCAGCAGCGGGTGCGGCTGGCGTTTCCCCGGCAGGCGTTCTGCACCGACAACGCGGCAATGATTGCCTATGTCGGCTGGCAGCGGCGGGCCGAGGCCCGGTCGCCGGGCGACGGTATTTTTGCCACGCCGCGCTGGTCGCTGGCCGACCTCGGGCCGGTCGGAGAGGCGGCATGA
- the glyQ gene encoding glycine--tRNA ligase subunit alpha produces the protein MTFQELILKLQTFWAGHGCTVVQPMDMEMGAGTFHWATFLRALGPEPWNTAYVQPSRRPTDGRYGENPNRLQHYYQFQVLMKPSPANIQQLYLDSLSALGFDPLTHDIRFVEDNWESPTLGAWGLGWEVWLNGMEVTQFTYFQQVGGLECRPVAGEITYGLERLAMYIQGVESVYDLVWSRDPNTGREVTYGDVYHQNEVEQSTYNFEHADVATLFERFNKAEAECQHLLGLEKPLPLPAYERTIQASHAFNLLDARGAISVTERQAYILRVRTLARGCAEAYYKAREALGFPMLAKPDKAT, from the coding sequence ATGACCTTCCAAGAACTCATCCTCAAGCTCCAGACCTTCTGGGCCGGCCACGGCTGCACGGTGGTCCAGCCCATGGACATGGAAATGGGCGCGGGCACCTTCCATTGGGCGACTTTTTTGCGTGCCCTCGGCCCCGAGCCGTGGAACACCGCCTACGTGCAGCCCAGCCGCCGCCCCACCGACGGCCGCTACGGCGAAAACCCGAACCGTCTGCAGCACTACTACCAGTTTCAGGTGCTGATGAAGCCCAGTCCGGCCAACATCCAGCAGCTTTATCTGGACTCGCTGTCGGCGCTGGGCTTTGACCCGCTCACCCACGACATCCGCTTTGTTGAAGACAACTGGGAATCGCCCACCCTGGGCGCCTGGGGCCTGGGCTGGGAGGTCTGGCTCAACGGCATGGAAGTCACGCAGTTCACCTACTTTCAGCAGGTCGGCGGGCTCGAATGTCGGCCGGTGGCGGGCGAGATCACCTATGGCCTTGAGCGACTGGCGATGTACATCCAGGGCGTCGAAAGCGTTTACGACCTCGTCTGGTCGCGCGATCCCAACACCGGCCGCGAAGTGACCTACGGCGACGTCTACCACCAGAACGAAGTCGAACAGAGCACCTACAACTTCGAACATGCCGACGTCGCCACGCTGTTCGAGCGCTTCAACAAGGCCGAAGCCGAGTGCCAACACCTGCTGGGGCTGGAAAAGCCGCTGCCACTGCCGGCCTACGAACGCACCATCCAGGCCAGCCACGCCTTCAACCTGCTGGATGCGCGCGGCGCGATCAGCGTCACCGAACGTCAGGCCTATATCCTGCGCGTGCGCACCCTGGCACGCGGCTGCGCCGAGGCCTATTACAAAGCCCGTGAAGCGCTGGGCTTTCCGATGCTGGCCAAACCCGACAAGGCCACCTGA
- the folB gene encoding dihydroneopterin aldolase: MSDVILLNGMAVEALIGVYDWERVAPRPLMLDLALSVDLSAAARSDDVQDTVDYAAVAACVTAVCAREQPQLLEALAGRICSALLAEFGAIDALTLTVHKPGILPNVNDVAIRLTRSRLSD, translated from the coding sequence ATGAGCGACGTCATCCTGCTCAATGGCATGGCGGTCGAGGCGCTGATTGGGGTCTACGACTGGGAGCGCGTGGCGCCGCGACCGTTAATGCTCGACCTTGCGCTGAGCGTTGATCTGAGTGCCGCCGCCCGCAGCGACGACGTGCAGGACACCGTCGACTACGCCGCCGTTGCCGCCTGCGTGACCGCCGTCTGCGCGCGCGAGCAGCCGCAACTGCTTGAGGCCCTGGCCGGGCGCATCTGCAGCGCGCTGCTGGCGGAGTTCGGCGCGATTGATGCGCTCACGCTGACCGTGCACAAGCCCGGCATCCTGCCCAACGTCAACGACGTGGCGATCAGGCTGACGCGGTCACGGTTGAGCGACTGA